A stretch of the Bacteroidota bacterium genome encodes the following:
- a CDS encoding family 20 glycosylhydrolase, producing MSQKQTVFNLMPVPSELKAGDGQYRLDAKFKMKITGKINQRISAYATKALQRLSGRTGLFFLQDIVSGADSIVNPALTIKFDREGAIKVGEDESYTLDVARDKISLAAVTDIGAMRGLETFLQLVERDSTGYFLPVVSIKDAPFYKWRGLMLDVCRHWMPLEMVLRNIDGMAAMKMNVLHFHLSEDQGFRIESKVFPKLHQMGSDGNYFTQEQIKHIIKYAADRGIRVYPEFDVPGHSTSWFVGHPELASKPGPYKIERNWGIFGPVMDPTKESTYEFLDKFFTEMAQLFPDEYFHIGGDEVKANHWKENPDIQKFMSEKNIKDEHALQAYFNTRILKILQKNNKKMVGWDEILQPEMPKDIVIHSWRGKKALLQASKDGYNVILSNGYYIDLIQSTKFHYNNHPVSPDTILPAEQQKNILGGEATMWAELVTNENVDSRIWPRTAAIAERLWSHNSVTDVKDMYRRLDRISLQLEELGLLHEKNYEMMLRRLVGGEDIKPLKMLVDVLEPVKEYKRHSMGVKYTQYSPYTRVVDAARPDAATARKFNELVSVLIESRDGSVTSLLLGQLAYWKTGMPELKDQIKRHPILFEVMPHAESLELICELMPEMVGSVFSGDKVDQEIIDKAKAFLKGNTIRHGQSELMIVEGFEKLVKFCAP from the coding sequence ATGTCACAAAAGCAAACAGTTTTCAATTTAATGCCCGTTCCTTCAGAGTTGAAAGCAGGAGATGGACAGTACCGTCTTGATGCCAAATTCAAGATGAAGATAACGGGAAAAATCAATCAGCGGATTTCCGCTTATGCTACCAAAGCACTGCAACGATTATCAGGGAGGACAGGTCTGTTTTTCCTTCAGGATATCGTGTCAGGGGCAGATTCGATAGTTAATCCCGCACTCACAATCAAATTTGACCGTGAGGGAGCAATCAAGGTCGGTGAAGATGAGTCGTATACTCTTGATGTGGCGCGTGATAAGATATCCCTCGCTGCAGTTACCGATATCGGAGCGATGCGGGGGCTGGAGACATTTCTTCAGCTTGTGGAAAGGGACAGCACCGGTTATTTCCTTCCCGTGGTATCTATAAAAGATGCTCCATTCTACAAGTGGCGCGGTTTGATGCTTGATGTATGCCGCCACTGGATGCCGCTTGAAATGGTGCTCCGGAATATCGACGGAATGGCAGCCATGAAGATGAATGTGCTCCACTTCCACCTATCGGAAGATCAGGGATTCAGAATTGAGAGCAAGGTTTTTCCAAAACTGCACCAAATGGGTTCCGACGGAAATTATTTCACGCAGGAACAGATTAAACATATCATCAAATACGCTGCCGACAGAGGTATCAGGGTGTATCCCGAGTTTGATGTTCCGGGTCATTCCACTTCATGGTTTGTCGGGCATCCCGAACTTGCGAGCAAACCGGGACCATACAAGATAGAAAGGAACTGGGGGATATTCGGGCCCGTGATGGATCCGACAAAAGAGAGCACATATGAGTTTCTTGACAAGTTTTTCACCGAGATGGCACAGCTTTTCCCGGATGAATACTTTCATATCGGTGGTGATGAGGTTAAGGCAAACCACTGGAAGGAAAATCCTGATATTCAGAAATTCATGTCAGAGAAAAACATTAAAGATGAGCATGCACTTCAGGCTTACTTCAACACCCGAATCCTGAAGATTTTACAGAAGAACAATAAAAAGATGGTCGGCTGGGATGAGATTTTGCAGCCTGAAATGCCGAAGGATATTGTGATACATTCGTGGAGAGGAAAAAAAGCTCTCCTGCAGGCTTCAAAAGACGGCTATAATGTTATCCTTTCCAACGGTTATTATATTGACCTGATTCAGTCGACAAAGTTTCACTATAATAATCATCCTGTTTCACCTGATACCATTCTTCCGGCTGAGCAGCAGAAGAACATTCTCGGTGGTGAAGCTACCATGTGGGCGGAACTTGTTACAAATGAAAATGTTGATTCGAGGATCTGGCCCCGTACTGCAGCAATTGCAGAGAGGTTGTGGTCGCATAACAGTGTTACAGATGTGAAAGATATGTACAGAAGACTCGACAGAATAAGTCTTCAACTGGAAGAGCTGGGATTGTTGCACGAGAAAAATTACGAAATGATGCTTCGCAGGCTGGTCGGTGGCGAGGACATAAAACCGTTGAAGATGCTTGTGGATGTTCTTGAACCGGTAAAAGAGTACAAAAGACACTCAATGGGAGTAAAATACACGCAATATTCTCCCTATACCAGAGTTGTGGATGCCGCCAGACCGGATGCAGCGACAGCAAGGAAATTTAATGAACTTGTCAGTGTATTAATCGAGTCACGGGATGGTTCTGTGACCAGTCTTTTGCTCGGACAGCTTGCTTACTGGAAAACCGGAATGCCCGAATTGAAAGACCAGATCAAGAGGCACCCAATACTTTTTGAAGTGATGCCTCATGCCGAAAGTCTCGAATTAATCTGCGAGCTGATGCCCGAGATGGTTGGTTCGGTTTTCTCGGGTGACAAGGTTGATCAGGAAATCATAGACAAAGCAAAAGCTTTCCTGAAAGGGAACACTATCCGCCACGGTCAGTCTGAACTAATGATAGTTGAAGGATTCGAGAAGCTCGTTAAATTTTGTGCTCCTTAA
- a CDS encoding sodium:solute symporter — protein MEIIDYIIVGIYLVGILIIGMWFERKASKSIDSFFLGDRSLKWWALGASGMASNIDVSGTMINVALIYALGAQGYFVEIRGGIVLIMAFMMVFMGKWNRRAHVMTLAEWMQFRFGDSRQGRIARLVCAIAILMSTIAITGYFAVGSGKFIGEFLDLPEIWGMKPDFVASVIMVSISLMYTAASGLYGVVWTDVIQGVLILISIFVVIYISLTQYILPDTFIISTPAVDGGFISQTVTRESWTNIIPQWELNFPKESKYAIYNLFGVSILFYLAKTVIEGSGGTGGYMIQRYYAARSDRDAGLLSLFWTVLLTFRWPFTAAVAIMAIVYGNTTGNIVHDPELALPTVIDKLIPIGFKGLLIAGLMSAAMSTFVSIVNAGASYWVNDIYRSFINPGASEKKLVNQSRLASIMVVVGGLMLTLFITSINQIWGWLTMSMGAGLIVPLIIRWYWWRLNGYGFTAGIFAGMTTAIVQGLVYPDAPEYFSFLSVSVLSFAGTVVVTLLTEPTDDETLSKFFLKTRPFGFWGRITEKLSPEQRTAISKENKRDIISAIIAVPWQLVLFATAMVVVFKEWDTFFILFFILVILSYFLYQIWYKNLDAKGEEK, from the coding sequence ATGGAAATAATTGATTACATAATAGTGGGAATCTACCTGGTTGGCATTTTAATAATTGGCATGTGGTTTGAGCGGAAAGCCTCGAAAAGTATCGATTCATTCTTTCTGGGTGACAGAAGTCTGAAGTGGTGGGCACTCGGTGCCTCCGGTATGGCATCCAATATAGATGTAAGCGGAACGATGATAAATGTTGCACTCATTTATGCTCTCGGTGCTCAGGGTTATTTTGTCGAAATAAGGGGTGGTATCGTACTTATAATGGCATTTATGATGGTTTTTATGGGGAAGTGGAACCGGAGGGCGCATGTGATGACATTGGCGGAATGGATGCAGTTCAGGTTTGGTGACAGCCGTCAGGGGAGGATCGCCCGTCTGGTCTGTGCCATTGCAATTCTGATGAGCACAATCGCCATCACCGGATATTTTGCCGTTGGTTCAGGCAAGTTTATTGGTGAGTTTCTCGACCTGCCGGAAATCTGGGGAATGAAACCCGATTTCGTAGCTTCAGTGATTATGGTATCCATATCTCTGATGTATACTGCTGCAAGCGGTCTGTATGGTGTGGTCTGGACTGATGTCATTCAGGGGGTGTTGATACTTATTTCGATTTTTGTGGTAATTTACATATCTCTCACTCAATATATTCTTCCCGATACATTCATAATTTCGACTCCTGCAGTGGATGGTGGATTTATAAGCCAGACGGTAACGAGGGAAAGCTGGACAAACATCATACCGCAATGGGAATTAAATTTCCCCAAAGAATCGAAATATGCGATCTACAACCTTTTCGGAGTATCAATCCTCTTTTATCTTGCGAAAACAGTAATTGAGGGAAGTGGCGGTACTGGTGGCTATATGATCCAAAGATACTATGCCGCAAGAAGTGACCGGGATGCCGGGCTGCTTTCACTTTTTTGGACAGTCCTTCTCACTTTCAGGTGGCCCTTCACTGCAGCAGTTGCGATAATGGCTATAGTATACGGGAACACAACCGGCAACATAGTACACGATCCCGAACTTGCTCTCCCAACAGTAATTGACAAACTGATTCCGATAGGCTTCAAGGGTCTGCTGATCGCCGGTCTGATGTCGGCAGCGATGTCAACCTTTGTCTCAATTGTTAATGCAGGCGCTTCATACTGGGTGAATGATATTTACAGAAGTTTTATCAATCCGGGAGCCTCTGAGAAAAAACTTGTCAATCAGAGCCGTCTCGCATCAATAATGGTTGTGGTCGGCGGTCTGATGCTCACGCTCTTTATCACAAGCATTAATCAGATTTGGGGATGGCTTACGATGAGCATGGGAGCCGGGCTTATTGTTCCACTTATTATCAGATGGTACTGGTGGAGACTGAACGGGTACGGATTTACCGCAGGAATCTTTGCGGGAATGACAACCGCCATCGTTCAGGGCCTTGTCTATCCCGATGCACCGGAATATTTTTCATTTCTTTCCGTTAGTGTCCTTTCGTTTGCAGGTACTGTGGTGGTAACACTCCTCACCGAACCGACAGATGACGAGACACTTTCGAAATTCTTCCTGAAAACCAGACCTTTTGGATTTTGGGGAAGGATCACCGAAAAACTCTCGCCCGAACAACGGACAGCGATAAGTAAAGAGAATAAAAGGGACATAATATCAGCAATCATAGCGGTACCATGGCAACTGGTGCTTTTTGCTACTGCAATGGTTGTGGTTTTTAAGGAATGGGACACATTCTTTATACTGTTTTTCATACTGGTAATTTTAAGTTATTTTCTGTATCAGATCTGGTACAAGAATCTGGACGCAAAAGGAGAAGAAAAATGA
- a CDS encoding bifunctional anthranilate synthase component I family protein/class IV aminotransferase has translation MTYKKAAYKPESLREILEKVDSSKNSAFLVNPPFCGESRSILLTGAKTTLSLTPDNVEEFFNSIETYKSSGYHVLVMVDYEAGLLFLPKLEDILQRSRKKRFGTALVFKKSSVQFIDLEGVPFGFESTRDNLITGFQFDQSKEMYTGAIKSIKESIKKGDTYQINYTMSSSFNYSCSPAEIFSSLLFNQTSRYPAYINLGNRVVLSLSPELFFSLKSNTIRVAPMKGTMKGNLSTGNSRTIQARLSRNQKERAENLMITDLLRNDLHRICSTRPLRQISICKVEKYETVFQLVSEIGGKLDKNIRLFDIFKALFPCGSVTGAPKISSMRIINGLEKRNRGLYTGSIGYLYGKNATFNVAIRTLELDGENKTGKAGLGSGIVWDSVPEREYDECVIKGKFFANPLPYYRIFETMLVDQGSIPLIELHKERMAQSAKVNLFYFRPDFFTKTILAALFDTDETKKYKLKITLGKYGDMEAEIKELVTLPAEIFVAFSGNRISSTNHFLYSKTTERALYNDEREIVEKGGLFDLIYLNERDEVCEGGISNVFAKIDGSWYTPPVNCGLLEGIGRSLFMKQTDAVERVLYKEDIYGAEEVVLTNAVRGPVRIDKITN, from the coding sequence ATGACATACAAAAAGGCTGCATACAAACCGGAATCCTTGAGGGAAATTCTTGAAAAGGTGGACAGCAGCAAGAACAGTGCATTTCTTGTGAATCCTCCATTCTGTGGGGAATCCAGGTCTATTCTGCTCACCGGTGCGAAAACAACGCTGAGCCTGACCCCGGATAATGTTGAAGAGTTCTTCAACAGTATTGAAACTTATAAATCTTCCGGATATCATGTGTTGGTCATGGTTGACTACGAAGCCGGGCTTCTTTTTCTTCCAAAGCTTGAGGACATCCTTCAAAGATCGAGAAAAAAGCGTTTTGGTACTGCACTGGTGTTCAAGAAATCGTCTGTGCAGTTTATTGACCTGGAAGGAGTCCCGTTTGGGTTTGAGAGCACCCGTGATAATTTGATAACAGGCTTTCAATTCGATCAGTCCAAGGAAATGTACACCGGTGCAATCAAGTCGATAAAGGAGAGTATAAAAAAGGGGGACACTTATCAAATAAATTACACAATGTCGTCAAGTTTTAACTACTCATGCAGTCCCGCAGAAATATTTTCTTCTCTCCTTTTCAATCAAACTTCGAGATACCCGGCATACATCAACCTCGGAAACAGGGTTGTCTTGTCACTCTCTCCGGAGCTGTTTTTCTCACTGAAATCCAATACGATTAGAGTGGCACCGATGAAGGGGACGATGAAGGGAAATTTATCGACCGGCAATTCGAGAACCATCCAAGCCCGTCTTTCCCGGAATCAAAAGGAGCGGGCTGAGAATTTGATGATAACCGACCTTTTGCGAAACGATCTTCACAGAATATGTTCCACTCGCCCTCTCAGACAGATATCGATTTGCAAAGTTGAAAAATATGAGACAGTTTTTCAACTTGTCTCAGAGATTGGCGGCAAGCTGGACAAAAACATACGACTATTTGACATCTTTAAGGCTCTGTTCCCTTGCGGATCTGTAACAGGAGCACCGAAGATCAGTTCGATGAGAATCATAAACGGGCTGGAAAAAAGAAACAGGGGACTGTATACCGGTTCGATAGGGTATCTTTACGGAAAGAACGCAACCTTCAATGTTGCTATAAGGACTCTTGAACTGGACGGAGAGAATAAAACAGGGAAGGCAGGACTCGGCAGCGGGATAGTCTGGGACTCAGTTCCTGAGAGGGAATACGATGAGTGCGTGATAAAAGGGAAGTTTTTTGCAAATCCATTACCTTATTACAGAATTTTTGAAACAATGCTTGTTGATCAGGGGAGTATCCCCTTAATCGAGTTACATAAGGAGCGGATGGCACAGTCTGCGAAAGTTAATTTATTTTATTTCAGACCCGACTTTTTCACAAAAACGATTTTGGCTGCTCTTTTTGATACTGATGAAACAAAAAAATACAAGTTAAAAATAACTTTGGGAAAATATGGTGACATGGAAGCGGAAATTAAGGAACTTGTGACTCTTCCCGCAGAAATTTTCGTCGCATTTTCAGGGAACCGCATTTCGAGTACGAATCATTTTCTTTATTCAAAGACGACCGAAAGAGCCCTGTATAATGATGAGCGGGAAATTGTCGAGAAAGGGGGCCTCTTCGATCTGATCTATCTGAATGAGAGGGATGAGGTTTGCGAAGGAGGAATCAGCAATGTTTTTGCCAAAATCGATGGAAGCTGGTACACGCCACCCGTCAATTGCGGATTGCTGGAAGGGATAGGAAGGTCACTTTTTATGAAACAGACTGATGCCGTCGAGAGAGTACTCTACAAGGAAGACATTTACGGTGCCGAAGAAGTGGTTCTGACCAATGCTGTCAGAGGTCCTGTGAGAATTGATAAAATAACTAATTAA
- a CDS encoding GNAT family N-acetyltransferase — MIKLENIELKKVEEGDIPLLLWFIKKIAEYEKLSHEVTATEEILTETFFGKKANVEGYIAYHDGKAVGYAIYFYNFSSFLGKKGMYLEDLFVLPEYRGKGFGKQILIYLAEQAISEGCGRFEWTVLDWNTPAIEFYKSLGAVPMDEWTIFRLSGDALQKFKQGT, encoded by the coding sequence ATGATTAAACTTGAAAATATCGAACTTAAAAAAGTGGAAGAGGGAGATATCCCTCTTCTGCTCTGGTTCATTAAAAAAATAGCGGAATACGAAAAACTCTCTCACGAAGTGACTGCAACGGAGGAGATACTTACCGAAACTTTTTTCGGCAAAAAGGCGAATGTTGAAGGATACATTGCATATCATGACGGAAAAGCGGTTGGTTATGCAATTTATTTTTACAATTTTTCATCATTCCTCGGGAAAAAAGGGATGTACCTCGAAGATCTTTTTGTTCTGCCCGAATACAGAGGGAAGGGTTTTGGTAAACAAATTCTGATTTATCTGGCGGAACAGGCGATTTCAGAAGGCTGCGGCAGATTTGAGTGGACTGTGCTCGACTGGAACACTCCCGCAATCGAATTCTACAAATCCCTTGGCGCTGTCCCCATGGATGAATGGACGATATTCAGACTCTCGGGTGATGCATTGCAGAAGTTTAAACAGGGAACCTGA
- a CDS encoding MFS transporter, which translates to MLQMQKKLSNLFYTILPLPATAMGFALSIQIAALSWIMNTKYHLNLEEIGFVWAAGPAAGIIGQVLVGMISDNVWFWGGRRRPFVLIGGITAAIMLMALPNIDVVSNFLGIGEIIIVATGVALTLDLAINISFNPTRSIIADVTPEGDARTKGYTWMQTISGFFGVVAYLISVLLDNYILIYFGVFFVFLFSVIPMFFIEEPRKLSVVADEAEETTHETNTTELLKIYAAHAFSWLGVQTMFVYIFGFIKEVFYNYEVSAKISDEANKLIGDNISISFAVLNTVGFIVPALVLANIAKKIGRVKTHILALALMSAGYFAIALFVRDSISLYAMMAVCGIGWGAIVSLPFAIMSENVKKEKMGLFMGIFNLSVVLPQLLVSVIVGGIVEKNPDKTLIFMISGVALAISAILWLLVKETKPGGGKIQGGGGGH; encoded by the coding sequence ATGCTTCAGATGCAGAAAAAACTGAGTAATCTGTTTTATACAATTCTCCCTTTACCGGCGACGGCAATGGGTTTTGCACTGTCAATTCAAATAGCAGCACTAAGCTGGATTATGAACACAAAGTACCATCTTAATCTGGAAGAGATAGGGTTTGTCTGGGCAGCAGGACCGGCGGCAGGTATCATAGGGCAGGTGCTGGTGGGGATGATCAGTGATAATGTGTGGTTCTGGGGTGGAAGGCGGAGACCGTTTGTTCTAATCGGTGGAATAACAGCAGCAATAATGCTGATGGCACTGCCGAATATTGATGTTGTCAGTAATTTTCTTGGAATTGGTGAGATCATCATAGTAGCAACAGGTGTTGCACTCACACTCGATCTGGCGATAAACATCAGTTTTAATCCTACTCGGTCGATCATCGCGGATGTGACACCCGAAGGTGATGCAAGAACGAAAGGCTACACCTGGATGCAGACCATATCGGGTTTCTTCGGAGTGGTTGCCTACCTGATAAGCGTTTTGCTTGACAATTATATATTAATATATTTCGGTGTCTTTTTCGTGTTCCTGTTTTCAGTTATACCGATGTTTTTCATAGAAGAACCCCGCAAATTGTCGGTTGTGGCAGATGAAGCAGAGGAAACAACGCACGAGACCAATACCACGGAACTGTTGAAAATATATGCAGCACACGCATTTTCCTGGCTGGGTGTGCAGACTATGTTTGTGTATATTTTCGGATTTATAAAGGAAGTATTCTATAATTATGAAGTGTCTGCAAAAATTTCTGATGAAGCCAACAAGCTGATCGGCGATAATATCTCCATTTCATTCGCAGTGTTGAATACTGTCGGATTCATTGTCCCGGCTTTGGTACTGGCGAACATTGCAAAAAAGATTGGAAGAGTAAAAACTCACATTCTGGCTCTTGCATTGATGAGTGCCGGATATTTTGCGATTGCATTGTTCGTCCGTGATTCCATCTCATTATACGCCATGATGGCAGTTTGCGGTATCGGCTGGGGAGCAATCGTCAGTCTACCATTTGCAATCATGTCGGAAAATGTAAAAAAAGAAAAAATGGGACTGTTCATGGGGATATTCAATCTTTCTGTGGTACTTCCTCAGTTGCTGGTTTCTGTGATTGTTGGCGGAATCGTTGAAAAGAACCCGGACAAGACACTTATTTTCATGATCAGTGGCGTGGCACTCGCAATTTCCGCAATTCTTTGGCTGCTTGTGAAAGAGACCAAACCGGGTGGAGGAAAAATTCAAGGCGGTGGCGGCGGACACTAA
- a CDS encoding MFS transporter: MKKKLDFWQIWNMSFGFLGIQFGFALQNANTSRIFQTLGAEIDKIPILWIAAPVTGLLVQPVVGYLSDRTWGKLGRRRPFFLTGALLASLALIIMPNSPVLWIAAGMLWVMDASINISMEPFRALVADLLPSEQRTTGFAVQSFFIGVGAVIASLLPYMLTNWLGMSNTAPKGEIPDSVIYSFYLGAAAFFGAVLWTVVRTKEYPPENMEEFLEHKKNKAGFLQGVSEIFDSFLKMPKTMIQLAFVQFFSWFALFCMWIYTTPAVTKHLYHTVDTESIAYNEGADWVGVLFAVYNGVAAVTAFILPVLAKRFSRKFAHSLSLTLTGLAFISFLFIPSPGLLLIPMIFIGLGWASILSMPYAILSGALPQEKMGVYMGIFNFFIVIPQIVAATLIGFTVKSFFGDDPIYALVVGGVSMIIAATLTMFVNDEN, encoded by the coding sequence ATGAAGAAAAAATTAGATTTCTGGCAAATATGGAACATGAGTTTCGGATTCCTCGGTATTCAGTTCGGATTTGCCCTTCAAAATGCCAATACAAGCAGAATATTTCAGACTCTTGGAGCCGAGATCGATAAAATTCCCATCCTTTGGATAGCTGCACCGGTGACCGGATTGCTCGTCCAGCCCGTCGTGGGATATCTTAGTGACAGAACCTGGGGAAAACTTGGTCGCAGACGGCCCTTCTTCCTCACGGGTGCCCTCCTCGCATCTCTTGCCCTCATAATAATGCCAAACTCACCCGTTCTCTGGATTGCTGCCGGTATGCTCTGGGTTATGGATGCATCGATTAATATAAGCATGGAGCCGTTCCGGGCTCTCGTTGCCGACCTTCTGCCGTCTGAGCAGAGAACCACAGGATTTGCCGTACAAAGTTTTTTTATCGGAGTTGGTGCCGTAATCGCCTCACTTCTTCCTTATATGCTGACCAACTGGCTTGGTATGAGCAACACAGCCCCCAAAGGTGAGATTCCCGATTCGGTCATATATTCTTTCTATCTCGGAGCAGCCGCCTTTTTTGGGGCAGTGCTTTGGACTGTGGTAAGGACAAAGGAATACCCCCCCGAAAACATGGAAGAATTTCTCGAACACAAAAAAAACAAAGCTGGTTTTCTACAAGGTGTATCTGAAATCTTTGATTCATTTCTAAAGATGCCAAAAACGATGATCCAACTCGCCTTTGTTCAGTTTTTTAGCTGGTTTGCACTATTCTGTATGTGGATTTATACAACCCCTGCGGTTACCAAACATTTATATCATACCGTTGATACAGAGTCGATTGCATATAATGAAGGTGCTGACTGGGTTGGGGTACTGTTTGCTGTTTATAACGGCGTTGCTGCGGTTACGGCATTCATCCTGCCGGTGCTGGCGAAAAGATTTTCACGAAAATTTGCCCATTCATTGTCTCTGACACTGACAGGTCTTGCGTTTATTTCGTTCCTTTTTATTCCGTCACCCGGATTGCTCCTTATCCCTATGATCTTTATCGGCTTGGGCTGGGCTTCAATTCTTTCAATGCCATACGCCATCCTCTCCGGTGCACTTCCTCAGGAGAAAATGGGCGTTTACATGGGAATTTTCAACTTTTTTATTGTGATTCCGCAGATTGTTGCTGCAACATTAATTGGATTTACTGTAAAATCGTTCTTCGGGGATGATCCAATTTATGCTCTGGTAGTCGGGGGTGTCTCCATGATCATCGCGGCAACGCTGACGATGTTCGTGAATGATGAGAACTGA